TTGGGAACTGTTGCGGATGGCATGGCCATAACCCTTGGGCACATAGCCCACATCTCCCTGCTGGAGACGACTAACGCTGGCTTTACCTTCGGAAGCAAAAACGGTTAAATCCATCTCCCCATCGAGCACATATTGCCACTCGTCCGCGTTGGGATGCCAATGGAGTTGACGCATGGCTCCCGGTTCTAAATGAATTAAAGCGCCGGTCATATTAAAACTGCCGGGAAATTCCTTGGCGCTGGCTAGCCTCAATTCGTTGCCACCCAGGGAAACTAGGGGTTGTTGCCCCAGGAGATTATGGGTGTGGGGAACTTCAATTTTGGCCGTTTGCCCCTGGGGAGTTGCGCTAGCCAAGGGGCCAGAAGCCGGGCCGTAGGAGGAAATGTAAACCTGTTTTTTGGGTAATTGGGCTACCTGGGCCGCCGTCCAACCTAAATTTTCTTCCACCCAGGCGATCGGAGTGTGGGAAAGCCAATCAGTAACGCTAAAGGTTGCCCCTTCAGAAAAGGTGCCGTCGTTGAATACCAGCAAAAATTTGGCAGTGTCGGGACCAATGCCCTCAATGCTGTGGCCCCAACCCCGGGGAAAATACCAAAGCCCTCCTTTGTCCACATCGGCAATTTCCACTTTGCCTTCGGGACTGGTGAGGGTAATCCGGGTTCTGCCTTCCATGACATAGGCCCATTCCGCCGCGTTGGCATGCCAATGTAATTCCCGAATCGCTCCGGGCTCCAAGCTCATATAAACCCCCGCCATCCCCTTGCTGACGGGAAAGTTATAGGTACCCACCTGTTTAGTGGTGCCGCCGTCGTAAAGCACTAGGGGAGTTTTGCTAAAGGCATAGGTAAAAGCTGGTAAATCCTTACCCCAAACCACGTTGGAGAGCGATCGCCATTGTTCACTTTGGGCAATGGTTGGAGTAAAAATCCCTAAAAAAGTTATCAGTAAAACACTCAATCCTACTAGTAAAAACCGCCGTCTCAACCATCCTATTACCGAGTTGACCATGGTGATACTGGAATAATCACAATCCAGTGATAAAAGGTGACGAAAGTTGTCTTTATCTGGACGGTAAACGAAGATTGAAGGGCCAGTAACAGTGTCTTAACAAAATGTAACTGATGCTCAGGACTGGGTTTTTACAGTGCAATAGAGGCAGGTTAAGGTAACTATTTATTAGGAGAAATTAACAAACATTGACCATCGGGACAGAGGTCTTCTAATTCAATTACCACGGGTTTGATAGCCCAGATGTCTTCGGCGTATTCCCGAATAGTGCGATCCGAGGAAAACTTACCCATGCGAGCCACATTTAAGATGGCCATGCGAGCCCAGTTTTCCTGATCTTTATAGGCTTCTCCCACTTGGTTTTGACAATCCACATAGGCTTGGAAATCGGCAAATACAAGGTATGGGTCTTGACCCAACAAGGAATCCATTAAGGGGCGAAATAATGCTGTGTCACCATGGGAGAAAAAGCCAGAATTAATCAGATCTACCACAGCTTTTAAGTTGGCATTATTGTTGTAATATTCCCAAGGTTGATAGCCTTCCGCCAAGGTTTTTTCCACTTCTGGAGTGGTGAGGCCAAAGAGGAAAAAGTTTTCTGCCCCCACCTCTTCTCGAATTTCAATATTTGCCCCGTCCAATGTGCCAATGGTTAAAGCTCCATTCATGGAAAATTTCATATTGCCGGTGCCGGAAGCTTCTTTGCCAGCGGTGGAAATTTGCTCGGAAAGATCAGCGGCGGGATAGACCCTTTGGCCAAATTTAACGTTATAGTCCGGCAAAAAGATAACTTTCAGGCGATCGCCAATGGTGGGGTCATTATTAACTACATCTGCCACGGAGTTGATCAGCTTGATGATTAATTTAGCGGTAAAATAACCGGGGGCTGCTTTACCACCATAGATAAAAGTACGGGGTGTAACATCCAGATTAGGATTATTTTTAATCTGCAAATAAAGATGGATAACGTGGAGAATATTCAAATGTTGCCGTTTATATTCATGGATTCGTTTTACCTGCACATCAAACAGGGAATCGGGATTAACCACTAAGTCAGTTCTGGTGTGGATATAGCGAGCTAAATCCTGCTTAACTTCCCGCTTAACTTTGCACCAATCCTGTCGGAATCCAGCCAAATCAGCAAAGGGTTCCAGTTGTTTTAGCTCGTCTAAATTTTTAATCCAGCCATCACCAATGCGGGAAGAAATTAAGTTACTCAGGCGGGGATTACTGAGCACCATCCAGCGCCGGGGGGTAACGCCGTTGGTTTTATTGCTAAATTTTTCTGGCCAAAGTTCGTAAAAGTCTTTAAGAATAGTCTCCTTCACCAGTTGACTATGCAACGCCGCCACCCCATTAATGGCATGGGAACCCACCGTGGCCAGATAGGCCATCCGCACCGACTTTTCTCCTGCTTCGTCAATGATGGATAACCGGGCCAGGCGATCGCCATCGTTGGGATATTTCATCCGTACTTGATCTAGGAAACGTTGGTTGATTTCGTAAATAATTTCCAAATGGCGGGGTAACATTTCGCCAAACAGGGGCAAAGACCATTTTTCCAATGCCTCCGGTAGCAAAGTGTGATTAGTAAAACCAAAGGTGGCTTCGGTAATGGCCCAAGCCCGTTGCCATTCATAGTGATGCTCATCCACCAACAGACGCATCAGTTCAGCCACCGCAATGGAAGGATGGGTGTCATTCATCTGCACCGCAAAATGTTCGTGGAAATTCTCCAGGGTGGGATTGTCCGACAGGTGAATGCGAATCATGTCCTGCAAAGAACAGGAAACAAAAAAGTATTGTTGCGCCAGCCGTAACTCTTTCCCCTGAATCTGTTCATCGTTGGGATAGAGCACTTTAGTGAGATTTTCCGAGGACATTTTGTCCTGCACTGCCCCGTAATAATCCCCCACATTAAACCGTTGAAAATCAAAGGATTCCGCCGCTTCCGATTTCCACAGGCGCAAATTATTGGCGGTGCTGACTTTGTAGCCCAAAATGGGAGTGTCATAGGGAATGCCTTTGACCAAACTGCCGGCAATCCAACGCACCCGATAATTACCTTGGTCATCGGTGTAGGGTTCCGTATGGCCCCCCAGTTTGACTAACACAGCGGATTCAGGACGGGCAATTTCCCAAGGATTACCCAGTTGGAGCCATTTATCAGTGATTTCCACCTGCCAACCGTCTTTAATTTCCTGGTCAAAGATACCGAATTCGTAGCGGATG
The genomic region above belongs to Synechocystis sp. PCC 6803 substr. PCC-P and contains:
- a CDS encoding cupin domain-containing protein produces the protein MVNSVIGWLRRRFLLVGLSVLLITFLGIFTPTIAQSEQWRSLSNVVWGKDLPAFTYAFSKTPLVLYDGGTTKQVGTYNFPVSKGMAGVYMSLEPGAIRELHWHANAAEWAYVMEGRTRITLTSPEGKVEIADVDKGGLWYFPRGWGHSIEGIGPDTAKFLLVFNDGTFSEGATFSVTDWLSHTPIAWVEENLGWTAAQVAQLPKKQVYISSYGPASGPLASATPQGQTAKIEVPHTHNLLGQQPLVSLGGNELRLASAKEFPGSFNMTGALIHLEPGAMRQLHWHPNADEWQYVLDGEMDLTVFASEGKASVSRLQQGDVGYVPKGYGHAIRNSSQKPLDIVVVFNDGDYQSIDLSTWLASNPSSVLGNTFQISPELTKKLPVQDTIFSLPTQP
- a CDS encoding glycogen/starch/alpha-glucan phosphorylase, with translation MEHLPMAFNTTNPLIQVEDDRTGLSVETLKRALADNLFYLQGKFPAIATKNDCYMALAYTIRDRLLQRWLNTFQTYLNCDNRVVCYLSAEYLLGPHLGNNLINLGLWEPVQQAVEESGLSLDELIDIEEEPGLGNGGLGRLAACFMDSLATLEIPAIGYGIRYEFGIFDQEIKDGWQVEITDKWLQLGNPWEIARPESAVLVKLGGHTEPYTDDQGNYRVRWIAGSLVKGIPYDTPILGYKVSTANNLRLWKSEAAESFDFQRFNVGDYYGAVQDKMSSENLTKVLYPNDEQIQGKELRLAQQYFFVSCSLQDMIRIHLSDNPTLENFHEHFAVQMNDTHPSIAVAELMRLLVDEHHYEWQRAWAITEATFGFTNHTLLPEALEKWSLPLFGEMLPRHLEIIYEINQRFLDQVRMKYPNDGDRLARLSIIDEAGEKSVRMAYLATVGSHAINGVAALHSQLVKETILKDFYELWPEKFSNKTNGVTPRRWMVLSNPRLSNLISSRIGDGWIKNLDELKQLEPFADLAGFRQDWCKVKREVKQDLARYIHTRTDLVVNPDSLFDVQVKRIHEYKRQHLNILHVIHLYLQIKNNPNLDVTPRTFIYGGKAAPGYFTAKLIIKLINSVADVVNNDPTIGDRLKVIFLPDYNVKFGQRVYPAADLSEQISTAGKEASGTGNMKFSMNGALTIGTLDGANIEIREEVGAENFFLFGLTTPEVEKTLAEGYQPWEYYNNNANLKAVVDLINSGFFSHGDTALFRPLMDSLLGQDPYLVFADFQAYVDCQNQVGEAYKDQENWARMAILNVARMGKFSSDRTIREYAEDIWAIKPVVIELEDLCPDGQCLLISPNK